The genomic interval AGctcgattccttggagcttcttctctcgCAGCCCTATCCTGAAcactagactcttttagctttcatATTTCTTTGAAATCacatcaaacgcacgagtattctaggAGAACTCGTCATTCTAAGTTGATGTTACTTCCTGCTTTTCTGACCGACAACATTTCCCTTCTTGGAACTTCTtaaccaacgcatggtcttgctaccaatgcatgcgttcttccatcaacgcatagtcttcTCCCAAGTAGTCTTcacacactcttctttatgtcctttgaagagaatttgagttttcatCTGAaatccttggccctatttataggcgtccaagattacTCCacggccgacacctcctacgttgccgcatgtccaagtgtctttccttcacaccatcaacgcattcttACATCAGCACAAGCcaaggtgtcttcttctccttttacCAACGCATTGCCCTCAACTTttacatgtcttcttatgcatccacctaATTTCCTTAAGGTTTAAGACTCCTTCCtagcaagccacatgtccgaTGATGTCCTCCATATGAGCTCATCCCCCATATGCGTCCATCCTACTCAATATGCATTCACTAGGGTGATGACCAACAATCCTTCCTAATGCATACTGCTAGCCTCGGTTATCAATGCATAGCAACCCTTGGTTCCTCTTGGTTTTCAATTTAGCACCATCGCATCTTTTACAACGCAACCCAACTCACTTAGTCATTGCAAGCCttaaccatcgcaagagccaactACCATGTGTCCAACCTAACTCATCGCATAGCCCATGTCCAACGAATCCATCGTCAACCTCCAATGCATAGCAAGGTCGCACGGTCTTGACGTATAGGACGATTGttagcatcaacgcatagctcGCTCGTCATCGACGCATGGTCGCTTGGCATGGACGCATGCATGGGCActtggcatcgacgcatggaaCGCTCGAcaacatcaacgcataggacccTCGACTGCaaggcatcgacgcatgggtcGCTCGGTCGCAAGGCATCGACACATAGGATGCTCTGTCGTATCGACGCATAGGACACTCGGCtggtccaacgcatccatcgggACCAACGCGACCCTTGCGTCCAAGCACATCCTCGTGCCCTCGCGTGCCCTCGCACCATACCAACGCATCACCCTCGCGCCTTTCTTCAGCCATATGGATGCATCCAACTTATGCGTGAATGTCTCCCAACTCTTAAAGCATGGGTCcttttgaccttacacttagtcaaatttcatcaattaatgcttaactcaaaactactcaaagaaaatctattcaacacttagaaatttccttcacttcaacatagaatttaacttcctcctgcttaagtaggaaaaatgaaaatttgggtTTCACATTTAGACTTtcgtacaatttatgaaatcaataacaagtatattgataatagaaaatgtttattattttacaaactgcaagtttttaggatataaaacccaacagaaacAATCTCAGCTAATTACTAATATCAGAATTACTCTTATGCCTATAGTTGTTAGCTACTGTTGTTCGGTCAAGGATttattaactagcttaattcatTATGTAAGTGTGACCTTACCATTTTCGGATCCTAGAGGTACGCTTCAACAAGCTAACGTAAGGAAAGAcaactgttgaagattaacctaagaaaccctatccattatTGAATTTTGCGTTGTTTCAAGTCCTATGATTTGGACTTCTAAAGGGATGGTCGCTCTTATGCAAGTggaacataggaatctcatggtgcaacctaatggagtaAACCGTATGATACATTGATACACGTcgttctcccacttactatgaacaattTCCTTATTCACCATGGTATTAACCCATGAAAACACTTTCCAAAGGGAGGCCACACCTAGGGCGACACAAagctgagcatggatctcacaatatgaactcttaggaacgtgagagctaaaaattgatatatcccatataccatttttctcccactaaagtgatactattttagggttttattataCATAGTTAAATTCTGACTAATGAATCTATCTAAGTCCATGCCtattattacttttataaaaatGCATTTACTCTAGTGTTCTAGGtgaattaaaccatttaattaacCTAGTTACATTGGATGTTAAcaggattaaggttaattcAACTGAAGTTTTAGGTTAGTTCCTATAAGACCTTAATACTAAATCTAAAGTAGgaggttaaatagagaagaaaaatcctaagaaaaGATATTGGAGCAAAGgggagaaaaacataaaaaattatccaaaagGTAACTAGAAATCCAAAcgcctatgaagggcttaaaacatgCTGGACGTAAGAAGGCATAGAGGATGGAAACaagaaaactttaaaaaaaaaatggctaagggttgcatacaatcaacgcaaaggcatacatgagccatgGGGACACAGGCAGCAAGTATGCGTCGAGTGAGCATGCTAGGCGCGCAGGCCAGGCGTCGAGGCCAAGTGAATAGGCCATGTGCCAAGCACGCAGGCCATGCGTCAAGGCCAAACGCATAGGCCATGTGCCAAGCATGCAGGCCATGCGTTGAGGACAAGCGCACAGGCCGTGCATCAAGTGCGCagtccatgcgtcgatggtgtatACCGAGCACCTACCTATGCGTTGAACGGGCATGCAGGCAAGCCATCCTATGCATCAAACGCTGTCGAGTCTACCAAGCAGCCATGCATCGATGCGCTATGCCAAGCGCATGTCCATGCGGTGAAACACGCCCATGCGACCAAGCACGCAAGCGCCTAGGCAGTACACCGTGCGTCAATGGTCAGCACCATGCGTCCATGCTTAGTAGGCCGAGCAAGCACCACCTAGCAAGTCATGCGTCGAGGGTGAGTgaccaccctatgcgttggtgatgaccaactcatgcgttggctaaatcagactttgatgaaggaaggGTGAATTGCTATGcgttaaggataaaaggtaaggctaattgatggaaaacttcaagggagAATGCCAAGGGTATACGAGTATAAGTCTTAAAaaatttaagtagagaaatatgtgaagtatttaagtaatttaggtggcaaaaggaggatCACGTAAAATTCTAGTAGGAGGTGACTAAAGGAGATTTCACGTAATTAAAATCTTATCACCCCAAGCAGGAGGTGGGTGAagaagatttcatgcaaaaaaagagattttggctggcaagctAAAATGAGAACAACTCAATGCTAGGCTAAGGCTAGGCTGGGTAGACTAAGTGTGGGCAGCTCCAAAGTAAGACAAATGAGAGTTGTGTTGTCAACATGGGATGAGTttgaaatggctataaatagaggggttgggcaaGGGGAATTCATTCATATCATCACTTAAATCGTGTGTTcagagcatatttagagagttaCATTTGAGTTATTAAGCTGCcaagttgattggagatcaaaagaagcaaggttgcgttggtgaggCATTGAGTCAGCCGAACGCACAGCCAGCCCACACCCTGCGCACACGCAGCACTACGTTCGTCCGTCCATGCGCGCCTCGCTCAACGCATCCCGTGGGCCAGCCCAGCGCAGCAGCCTCCCCCGTGCGGCACATCACGCCCAGCGCACACCCAAATGCGCCAGCCCCTTGTGCAGTGCCCAACGCCCAGCTGCCTATCTCGGTCCAAAgaacctctaaagaggctaattttggtattttggctaattttgagtagggtaagctggtattttcattatataatggtattttgactagtttgatattatttattgatataacaagtattaattaaggaatttccattgatatggaggaattcaCAGGAAGGTAGTTTGGAGGTGATTTTGTGGGAAAACTTGCGTACGGTGAGtatttacttagttttatgcgttgATATTTGGATATATGCATATATAAGTACAAAATACATGTTTATGATGTTATATTGATTGTCATGATATTGTTTGCGATAttgctatggaaactgagattatacccagattacataagttagcatgcctaacaaaaggtgcttggcgggaaaatatagtcagaCTCGGTcagcgggaaataatagtcggtgacgaccggtgGGAAATATAGTctagtacctaagcatgactagcaggATAAAGAATTGTCggtgtgcacattggcgggaaaagtgggttataggaaagtttctaTAAAAGTTGTGatgattgataatgtgtccaTGATATCAGCATACcacgtatagcatggaactggaggatgTGATTGAATGAATAtatacatgatcatgcataaattatactggaattatgattatgtgattgattttctaaaaatatgatttgtaaagtgattattatttttaaaagaaccactcactgagcttagtagctcacactctttcaaatgttttcttataccccccccccccccttcctccaggaaggagtctactaaccaccattacaccaggacttggtaaattcttaGGGCACGACTcagatcatgtaataaagaatttaagaaattgaactatgtgtatgaaagtaGATAGAGTGTTGTAAACATGTAAAATCTTAATGGATACTATTGGTGTATCCTCACGctcccttccaagtcttgggggctaaggctagagggggtgtgacagttcCCAAGTAGGATGTGTTTCGTAAATCATCATCTTAAGAATctccaacctagacagaactttACCGGTAGAGTTCCTTTATAACCTAGAGTTATGTTTGTCctattagttatattttatatctatTAAAACTAATAGGATGAAATCCTAATCTCATTAGACTCAATGTGATCTAAGGTCTAGATTAattataaacatttaaaaattaatttcaattccCTAAGATCCTAAGTTTGcaatgcaactctttattataagttgaaagttactaaatattaattttataactattacaaaattaattattagcccTATAATCATGCTTTCTATGGTTTACTTGATTaacaatcaaattcaaattaacaagaaacCAAATTACATGCATttcatgactttaatataacaattatattaaactatggatgtgtcatgctcaatgcaaattgaatttcaactttattaatataacacttatattaaaaaaactcaTGAAAATTCATCAAGCATAGACaagacattaataaatataactctttatatttacctaagtaatgtcatgcatcatgcttttccaatttcatatatttaacatatcaaaatatattaaataactcaTGAAATCATATCCAAATCATGCACTAAAagcatacattataacacttataacatatttaaaatatatgcatATGCTTAACTGCTATGAtgggatttatctaaatgaCATCTATAAAGCATTTAAATAGAAAAGCATTTAATTTGGCCCTAAGATAAAATAAAGcgaaaaattataataattatgcTATTTTTATCCTAGAATAAGCTTCTGCCACTCCAAAACTAGATCAGATCAACTAGAACCGACCTAAACCGCTTCAAACCGGATCCCAAAACCAAGAATGGAGCCAACCTAGTGCAAAATTGGACAAAACCAACTTTCAACCAACCGTATTGAACCGAACCACCCTGGACTGTAGTTGAATCACGTGCAACACAAAACTAGCATCACATTGTCGAAGCGTTGCAACACCGTGAGCAAggttgcaacgctgcgacaCCGGATTACATTTCTAGGCAAATTCTTTGACTATTCTTCGTTTTGGCCAAAATTAGTCTCGATCTTCATCAAATTCAACCCTAATTCTAGACACAGACTTACAGAGGACATAAAATTTCATGATCAATGACAAAAAAGGTAGGGGCTTTTACAAATTTGATCGAATCAAAACATGAAAATCTATAGTCATAAATTACCGTAAATAATGAAAAAACCcagtgaaaatttcaaaaacctaAATTAATAAAACGAGATGGCTCTATTACTAGTTGTAGGGATGAAAGCTCTAACACGGTGAAAATCACAGAACAAACTCGTTATTGATTTAGGATTTATGAAATACCCACCCTGGGAAATTCAGAAAAAATTACAGACTAACAAAATTACAGCCTATTGTAAAATATTTGTAATCTAGGTTAAGCATGCATAAATTATTCTAtagagaaaggaaaggaaaCCTCACCTTCAACAATTAAACAaaatccaattctccaattgatTTCACGATCAACACCACAAGAGTTGCCTCTCTATCTTCTAAGATTTCTTGAGGTAAAATTTGATTTGTGGaaacaaaaaatgattgaaAAGAGTAGGGGAATTATTTTGTTTCTggagatggaaaaaaaaaaaaaaaaaacttcacatAACCTTTCTgcattttctaaaatcaatcaCAATTCACCTGCAAAACTTACATTTTGCAAGTCTCTAAACCAACAGGAGAGATAGAGCATGAACGTGAAGAACCCACGATACAGATAACTCCCCTACGTGGGAGTTAtctttctaattaattaattaaattaattaaattaataaataataattaattatttaattaatgatttcatttaaatcatatttaaatgaaacatctctcacataacctatagttttaattcaattaatttaactacaaagaatttaaattaatttgatttgatcaaataatcatttaattctccaattaaataattacgaaattaaatataaaatacttaATTTTGGTCTACATTCGAATCATATCCAATTGTATTtctttcataacctatagttttaatgtacgTCTAAAACACATtagttttaacctatagttttaatatgaatccaatttatattaaaattaatatttgagctccttcaaatatttagttctctcataagttaattttgaatcatatccaaaatttaatttatattataaagtttaattaaaatataaactttatattataatgtatcattatacattatattatttccctaagtgaatttgaacatttcaaattcaagatatagttacctcaattccctttacgagctaggaagggaacctcatgaacctatagatcagaagctccaacgatatgagattaatttacTAAACTcataaaccaaattaatcaatattcgctAACTGTAGGTACACTCTGTTTGCATGAGATtccaagagaaatttatttcgtggaacttgaactttgtatttgtattaattttgtagaaaatgagtacaatctctaatacacagtattttgatgctttcaaaataaactataaactataaactttaagctagttaatcttcttgggtgatcggcatttgggcttgttgatcttcttgggtgatcggcctttgggcttgttgatcttcttgggtgatcgacctttgggcttgttgatcttcttggatgatcggcctttgggcttgatgatcttcttggatgatcgacctttggacttgatgatcttcttagatgatcgacctttaggcttgttgatcttcttggaggattggtctttggacttgttgattttcttagatgatcggcctttgggcttgttgatcctcttggaggattagtgttcgcacgaggctttcggagaaacttgtttcatagagttgaacttaagttggtgttgatgttgaagttgatttgatgcgatgtggttcgatctctagtatttgatcctctgattctctctcaattgaATGTGTACACATGATTTAAGGAAGCGAAGCGCGTGATGATCGtggagttgaagtcttggaagaatacttGTATCTCCGAAGGACTTCAGTCTCTAAGGGTCTTCTATCTTCTAAGAGTGCTGCTTTAGGAGTCTTGGGaatcttctgcttgttgatgaattctctttggactctctaaatgtagaattgcttgtattttcaaaggacttcagtcttcagagtgtttgtatcttcaaaggacttcagtcttcagaatgcttgtatctttaaaggactttagtcttcagaatgcttacatcttcaaaggacttcagtcttcaggatGCTTATATCTTCGaaggactttagtcttcagGTGTGGTCAGTTTCAGGAGTCAAGGAGTAAAGAATTCTCTATAAGCTCTCTAGAGTATAGAATTGCCGACCCCTCCAAATGAGGAAAGcttatctatttatagagttcacaggtgggcttgggcttggttgatccatgagCCTGGCTTTTGGActcaattagttggacttgggcttggttggtccatgggattggcctttgggcccaattaatcaGATTTAGGTCTGATTTGATATTTGagtcaaattcaacctatttttggacttagttggactttgacctaaataataatatcaaattgattctaattaatcttatcttattcaacggtcatgataaaaccacgtggcgtcatcgaaatttgtcttcaacttcaattcagaacatatgtcaactcctaattgagcccaaatttaatgatttggaatttcatcattaatttagtaaatgacgtggcaacttgtgattggtctaaaatttctcattcaacacacTCCACTCAAGAATCTTGGCAAGCATTTAACAGCCTATTGGGGACCTCCACCCCTCAAGCAAGCCACGTTCAAAGGAATGGTGAAGCATGATAAGGAATATGGGATTTGATATACATGAAACTTTGAAAAAAGAAGCCAAGAAAGATAACCCATCGAAGGTTCTTGTTTCGATGAGCAGGACCACTCCTCCACCACCATTCGATGAGTTGCACCAGTCCTCCAATATCCTATTTCTCCACTGTTGATGAAGATAATAGAGTTTTCAAAACTCATAATAGAGTTCTTagttctcttttattttttttagtatatttttgcatagttcttttctttgtttatgtttttagattagAGTTAGATAGATTTTTAAAGTGATTTTATATAAGAGTGtggaaaacaaaaatattaatgaTCAAGTAAATGAACATGCTAGTCTTTTGTTTTACAGAATAGTCATTAATGATGGTAATTAGCGCATATCTCATTCTAACATGCCTTGCGAGCctcatattaattatttaaaaacatACGTTAATTACAAGTCTTTAGGACACAAATCtaaacataattttcaatctaaaattaaactatGTTCCTAACTATTTGATTCTATGCACGTGTTAGGTGTACAAACATAAAGTCTCACATTGGTTAGGAAAGTGGATGATCATAAGTATATAAGTGTGAATAATAATCTCTATTGTGATGAGATCTTTTGGGTAAAACCAAAAGAGAAACTATGTAGATGTAGGctcaaagtggacaatatcatacacTTGTAGAAGTTCGTTGTTCTTAACCGCACATTCATTCAACTGCAGTATTTGAAGTCTGACTTTTATGAATCTAAGCAGGCTTGACAAATAAGGATAATACACGCTCCTTGGTCTCATGATCTTCAACAGTGTGGCCATCTCTATGTTGGTAGACTGTGTGAGAAATTCTAGCGAGATTTAAGGCAATTTCAACAAAACCCTCAGAGAATAATTGCGTAGAATTCAAAGTTTGAACTTCTTTATTCAATTTCTTCCATGAATCCATAATCAAATCCTTTATACATTGTCGTGCTTCTTGTTCTGAGGCACTCGTGTCATTCATGTAACATTGGATAGATTTAGCGACTTCTCCTCTCTTTGCTTCAtcctatatatataattcataaaaatttcattatcaatattaagatatatttaataatagtttatacaAGTAggataatatattttaaaagaaataccGATGATGAAGCTAAGTCATTGGCAAGACGAAAGATGACTGATGAATATCGAATAATATGAGGATAATCTTGCAAGCATTCCAGAGCCTCTTTTGTTATTGAGTTTGTTGCAAAGACATAAgcatgaaggagaagaagagatCCTGAAACTGAGATCCATGCATTGTCCAAATACTCTTGGAATGTTGGTTTATAATTGGTGTAATACCACTTTGCCTCTATCAAGAATGATTTGCATAAATCTGTCCACtacaacaatttaattaatgtgtaaGGAGATATGATTTgttaataatataaaacataagTTTCCAATTAGCATAAAATtatatcaaacaaaaaaaaatatttaccatttttcttaaatatgaAATGACATTAACTCCATAATCCTTAATTGCATCAAAAGCCATGTCGTTGATGGTGTTGTGGAGAGCAATAAAACATATTTGCATGTAGTTTGGTAATGAATCAATTGCACCAATATCCCATCTGAAAGTATAGTAAGCATTTTTAGTGTAATTTAATAAATGCGAAGTATACTCAAAACTTAATGACAGGATGAAAAGgtgtttttttctctcaaacttAACCACATTCTTTGGTTAAATTTGATTCGATTTCGTGGCTAGAAATTACCTTTCAACGGCATCAGTAAAAAGTTCGAGTTCGTCCAAAGTTCCATAGACATCATAAACATCATCGATAATGGTTATTAATGAAGCAATTTTAGTAGACATTGTTCTAAAATATCCAAGATGAGGTTCACATCCCATTCCCACAGACCAAAAGAAATTAGCCATCAATCTATCCCTTGCAAACTCAAGTTTTTCTCCAAGCCCTGTTCTCTTCCACCACCTTCATACAGACCAAAACAACCACTACAATATCATTCAATGTTTAAGAAACAATTTAGTAAAGATAAATGAGaatgaagaaatgaaagaatataaaaagggactttcaaaaaaaaaaaaaaaacttagaaatAGTTTTTTCGATGTTTAGAAAATCATTCCAAATAGACCTTTATTATTACCTGGAAACATCTTTTAGGTCATCTTGATGTATGGATTGAACAACATTGAAGTCTAACTTGGCTAATTCCAACAACACCGAATTTGAGTCGGGTTTTCTTCGATACACATCGATAAACCATCTAGCCTCCAATCTTGGCATTCTCCAATGAAATGGGAGTTGGAGAGCATGGCTTATCATAGTACAAATTATTTCATCGTTATTATTGGATTTAAGGTATTTTGAAAGATGTTGGACGGCAGATTGTCTGGCTTCAACCAAAAAGCTTTCACCTTCCATTGCTAAGAAGGAAGCTTCGTAAAATGATAACATTCCTTTAGCTTTCTCTTCACAATTACTATCCAAATTTTCTAGCTCATCCTCAAACTCCTTGAAGACATCTGCATGTAAtcaatgaataataataattttagttttaagaatttaaccagttttataaaaaatatatactgttgtaaattgttttaaaaaatcctTATATATGGTATATTAGAAAACGGCTAATTAAGATTCTAATTGCTCTTGACTATATGTCCAAAATTAAAGACGATCAAGGATCAGTTTCAAATCCTCACCTCGCATATTGTTCaacctaaaatatatatatataattataaaaaacaaaaatcataaaataaattttaagctTTGTTTCATATCCATTTTGGTTTGTGGTGCCCCTTtctttttacaataaaaaaatatataaaagatatGTCAGAGATGAGAGTTTTAGATAAAGATGTGTTGGAAAACAATGATAAGTTgggggaaaaaaaatacaaattagaCATAAAAATTTGAgacattattttaaatgataaaactgctaATATTGTTCACATATATATCAAAGTATCAAAGTATATTTGTGATAGACCGTGATAAATCACGATAGATTGTTTACATATATATCAAAGTATCAAAGTATATTTGTGATAGACCGTGATAAATCACGATAGATTCAAACACAAATAGTAATCTATCGTCATCTATCGTAGATAGGACAGTAAATTTTTACTAtatcatttaaatatattgatttgttttgttatatttgaataCCATcctaaaattttttagaaagagAGTTTTCATAGAgattttcttgatttttatttattttttgaagattaccaatagggttgtttttaaatatagaaaaatgaaccaaattctttataaaacatagcaaaattttagaactatcaatgatagatactgatagacactgatagacttctatcacttaaattatcagtatctatcaacgtctatcattgataattctaaaattttgctatatcttgtaaatattttctatagttttactatttaaaataatttttcatatcaatgagcttttatttttttatttattcttttgaaGATAGCAAAAAGCTGGAGAGAGAGAGACTTACCATGCGTTGaaggaaacaaaattaaattattaccaAATGTAATGAAAcagtaaaagaaaaagaaaacaaaatggtGACCAAAAAAAGTTGGGAACGAAATGTGTTACCTTGAGAGATGTGATAGCCGTGTTGCCTTAAAATTCTAAAATGAAGAGATGTAGCATATAAGCTTTTGTTTTTCCATTCTAAACCCTCTCCTCcattttggaatttttcattcatactctctaatatttgatttatttccATTTGAAAGTGATATGACAATCCCAACCTTTTCAATTCATCAACAACCTCCAATCCTTTCAAAATATCATTAACCAATAATTCTTCGTTGAGTATCGTTTTCACTTTTCTTATTAGTATATCTCTTCG from Benincasa hispida cultivar B227 chromosome 10, ASM972705v1, whole genome shotgun sequence carries:
- the LOC120088722 gene encoding terpene synthase 10-like, which gives rise to MTMALLHLPLLSPISCFTSTQNSLPSHPKFYVFSQMVKQSTLVRKAYDDYVVRRSANYEPPIWKHEFVQSLKSGFMEKKCLDRRDILIRKVKTILNEELLVNDILKGLEVVDELKRLGLSYHFQMEINQILESMNEKFQNGGEGLEWKNKSLYATSLHFRILRQHGYHISQDVFKEFEDELENLDSNCEEKAKGMLSFYEASFLAMEGESFLVEARQSAVQHLSKYLKSNNNDEIICTMISHALQLPFHWRMPRLEARWFIDVYRRKPDSNSVLLELAKLDFNVVQSIHQDDLKDVSRWWKRTGLGEKLEFARDRLMANFFWSVGMGCEPHLGYFRTMSTKIASLITIIDDVYDVYGTLDELELFTDAVERWDIGAIDSLPNYMQICFIALHNTINDMAFDAIKDYGVNVISYLRKMWTDLCKSFLIEAKWYYTNYKPTFQEYLDNAWISVSGSLLLLHAYVFATNSITKEALECLQDYPHIIRYSSVIFRLANDLASSSDEAKRGEVAKSIQCYMNDTSASEQEARQCIKDLIMDSWKKLNKEVQTLNSTQLFSEGFVEIALNLARISHTVYQHRDGHTVEDHETKERVLSLFVKPA